A stretch of the Panicum virgatum strain AP13 chromosome 9N, P.virgatum_v5, whole genome shotgun sequence genome encodes the following:
- the LOC120691830 gene encoding DIMBOA UDP-glucosyltransferase BX8-like yields the protein MAAESNAVHGGGRRHVLLFPLPYQGHINPMFRLAGLLHARGFAVTVFHTHFNAPDPARHPQYRFVPVPDGTSGPAPVAIEDVVAQILALTGACESEFRDRLAAVLEEYSRDAVACLIADAHLLPIFEVAAKLAVPTLALRTGSAACCACFLAYPMLFEKGYLPVKESRRDMPVSELPPYRVRDLVVLSGDERGGVRELLARAVTAVKLSSGLILNTFDALERRELDGLRRDLAVPVFDIGPLHKFSPAGDSSLLRQDRSCLEWLDARAPASALYVSFGRLACMSPDDLVETAWGIAGSGVPFLWVVRPGMVRGSARQELPEGFEAATRGRGMVVAWAPQEEVLRHRAVGGFWTHNGWNSTTESVCEGVPMLCRPYFGDQMGNARYVEHVWRVGVEVGGELERGAVEAAIRLLMTGEDGAEMRARAGELKKAAEECTGKGGSSCLAIDKLVTHMMSLQH from the exons ATGGCCGCGGAGAGCAACGccgtccacggcggcggccgccggcacgTGCTCCTGTTCCCGCTCCCGTACCAGGGCCACATCAACCCCATGTTCCggctcgccggcctcctccacgCGCGCGGCTTCGCCGTCACCGTCTTCCACACCCACTTCAACGCGCCGGACCCGGCGCGCCACCCGCAGTACCGCTTCGTCCCCGTCCCCGACGGCACGTCCGGCCCCGCGCCCGTCGCCATCGAGGACGTCGTCGCGCAGATCCTCGCGCTCACAGGCGCGTGCGAGTCCGAGTTCCGggaccgcctcgccgccgtcctggaAGAGTACTCCAGGGACGCCGTCGCCTGCCTCATCGCCGACGCGCACCTGCTGCCGATCTTCGAGGTGGCCGCGAAGCTCGCCGTGCCCACGCTGGCGCTGCGCACCGGCAGCGCCGCCTGCTGCGCCTGCTTCCTCGCGTACCCGATGCTCTTCGAGAAAGGCTACCTCCCCGTAAAAG AGTCGCGGCGCGACATGCCGGTGAGCGAGCTGCCGCCGTACCGAGTGCGTGACCTGGTGGTTCTCAGCGGCGACGAACGCGGCGGTGTGCGCGAGCTTCTGGCCCGCGCCGTGACGGCCGTGAAGCTCTCCTCGGGCCTCATACTCAACACGTTCGACGCGCTCGAGCGGCGCGAGCTGGACGGCCTCCGGCGGGACCTGGCCGTGCCGGTGTTCGACATCGGCCCGCTCCACAAGTTCTCCCCGGCCGGCGACAGCAGCCTGCTGCGGCAGGACCGGAGCTGCCTGGAGTGGCTGGACGCGCGGGCCCCGGCGTCGGCGCTGTACGTGAGCTTCGGCAGACTGGCCTGCATGAGCCCGGATGACCTGGTGGAGACGGCGTGGGGCATCGCCGGCAGCGGCGTGCCGTTCCTCTGGGTGGTCCGGCCGGGCATGGTCCGCGGGTCGGCGCGCCAAGAGCTTCCCGAGGGGTTCGAGGCCGCGACGCGCGGGCGTGGGATGGTGGTGGCGTGGGCGCCGCAGGAGGAGGTGCTGCGCCACCGCGCCGTGGGCGGGTTCTGGACGCACAACGGGTGGAACTCGACGACGGAGAGCGTGTGCGAGGGGGTGCCGATGCTGTGCCGCCCCTACTTCGGCGACCAGATGGGGAACGCGAGGTACGTGGAGCACGTGTGGAGGGTGGGCGTCGAGGTGGGCGGCGAGCTCGAGAGGGGCGCCGTCGAGGCGGCGATCCGCCTGCTGATGACCGGCGAGGACGGCGCGGAGATGAGGGCGAGGGCCGGCGAGCTGAAGAAGGCGGCGGAGGAGTGCACCGGCAAGGGCGGGTCGTCGTGCCTGGCCATCGATAAGCTGGTCACGCACATGATGTCCCTGCAACATTAG